The Ruminococcus bovis genome includes a region encoding these proteins:
- a CDS encoding glycosyl-4,4'-diaponeurosporenoate acyltransferase CrtO family protein, which translates to MKSNFKAKMIFITELLLIGFVVFYAIFLFFRTSIFKTITVTLGVFLFHFAMRLFVNWFFKSMKGRPWNHTNKWFRERNYERGLFNLLKVASWKNHIPDYNPEDFDQKQKRLSKMISNSCREEVTHIVMIIANFLPIFLPIFLSGVNFWLLFWLSVLGGIIDLMFILKQRYNRPRMVKAFHSQESQRKEFYMNN; encoded by the coding sequence ATGAAATCAAATTTCAAAGCAAAAATGATTTTCATAACAGAGCTCTTGCTAATTGGTTTTGTAGTTTTTTATGCAATTTTCTTATTTTTCAGAACAAGTATTTTCAAGACTATTACAGTTACATTAGGTGTTTTTCTATTTCATTTTGCAATGCGACTTTTTGTTAACTGGTTTTTCAAGAGTATGAAAGGCAGACCATGGAACCACACCAACAAATGGTTTAGAGAAAGAAATTACGAAAGAGGACTTTTTAATCTTCTTAAAGTTGCAAGTTGGAAAAATCATATTCCTGACTACAACCCTGAAGATTTTGACCAAAAGCAAAAGAGATTATCCAAGATGATTTCTAACAGTTGCAGAGAAGAAGTTACTCATATTGTTATGATTATAGCTAATTTCTTACCTATCTTCTTGCCTATCTTTTTGTCAGGTGTTAACTTTTGGTTACTGTTTTGGTTATCTGTTCTGGGTGGCATCATCGACTTAATGTTTATCCTAAAGCAAAGATACAACAGACCAAGAATGGTTAAGGCTTTTCACTCACAAGAGTCCCAGAGAAAAGAATTTTATATGAATAATTAA
- a CDS encoding CidA/LrgA family protein yields the protein MKYIREFGIIIVISLIGELLNYLIPLPIPSSIYGLVIMFLCLHFKVIKVHEVKKTAVFLIEIMPLMFIPAAVGIIESWDIIKPNVIAYAIITIVSTVLVMAVAGRVTQWVIKHSKKEEKE from the coding sequence ATGAAATATATTCGTGAATTTGGGATTATCATTGTAATTTCATTAATAGGGGAACTTCTAAATTATCTTATTCCTTTGCCTATACCATCAAGTATCTATGGTTTGGTAATAATGTTTTTGTGCCTACATTTCAAGGTTATCAAGGTGCATGAGGTTAAGAAAACAGCTGTATTCCTAATTGAGATTATGCCACTGATGTTTATTCCGGCAGCAGTAGGTATAATTGAGTCTTGGGATATTATTAAGCCTAATGTTATTGCCTATGCAATTATCACTATTGTTTCAACTGTACTTGTTATGGCAGTTGCCGGTAGAGTTACTCAGTGGGTAATAAAACACAGTAAAAAGGAGGAAAAGGAATAA
- a CDS encoding FadR/GntR family transcriptional regulator yields MKENSREYQKAVDYICSEIAKGNISIGDRLPTERTLSEKLGISRNSTREALRSLENMGITESVRGSGNYYTGNVSKKFSEMIRTLLMIKVVSKKDICDFRRTMELSVCMTIMNKSNFDFTEIESVLNKETTSTDDEVDKDKMFHYLLAMSSGNIFWMAIMDAVIDVYRGWIDEVIKIIDIDTKEKLDTAHKNILSSLISKDKEKCENAINLHYDIIDDVLNS; encoded by the coding sequence ATGAAAGAAAATTCCAGAGAATATCAAAAAGCAGTTGACTATATTTGTAGTGAAATTGCAAAGGGTAATATTTCTATAGGGGACAGACTTCCAACAGAAAGAACTTTGTCAGAAAAATTAGGCATTAGCAGAAACTCTACAAGAGAGGCTCTGAGAAGTCTTGAGAATATGGGTATCACAGAAAGTGTGAGAGGTTCAGGCAACTACTATACAGGTAATGTGTCTAAGAAATTTTCTGAAATGATACGAACTTTACTTATGATAAAGGTAGTGTCTAAGAAAGATATTTGTGACTTTAGAAGAACAATGGAACTTTCTGTTTGTATGACAATTATGAATAAAAGCAACTTTGACTTTACAGAAATTGAAAGTGTACTAAATAAAGAAACCACTTCAACTGATGATGAAGTTGATAAGGATAAAATGTTTCATTATCTTCTTGCTATGTCTTCCGGTAATATATTTTGGATGGCAATAATGGATGCAGTTATTGATGTGTACAGAGGTTGGATTGATGAAGTAATCAAGATTATTGATATTGATACAAAAGAAAAGCTGGATACTGCACATAAAAATATTTTAAGTAGCCTTATTAGTAAGGATAAAGAAAAATGTGAAAATGCTATTAACCTACATTACGATATAATAGATGATGTTTTGAATAGTTAA
- a CDS encoding helix-turn-helix domain-containing protein, protein MRTKKRKSEASRVYGVSLSSVKRWCKQYDGTWQSLLPKSRRPHSHPNRHTKREERQIRNSFKSAMKDMDGMEYTVI, encoded by the coding sequence ATACGCACTAAGAAAAGGAAAAGCGAAGCAAGTAGAGTGTACGGTGTAAGTCTTTCAAGCGTAAAGAGATGGTGTAAACAATATGACGGTACCTGGCAATCGCTATTGCCTAAATCACGCAGACCACATAGTCATCCCAACAGACACACAAAAAGAGAAGAAAGACAAATTAGAAATTCTTTTAAAAGTGCTATGAAAGATATGGATGGGATGGAGTATACAGTGATTTAA
- a CDS encoding CobW family GTP-binding protein, whose amino-acid sequence MNNTRKPIPITLLTGYLGAGKTTLINHVLNNQEGYKCAVIVNDIGEVNIDAELIQKTGVVTQEDQNLVPLSNGCICCTLNVDLINQITDLCESGKYDYILIEASGICEPLPIAQSIAMLEGDEETPALCHLDNIATVVDALRLASEFGCGDDLLKKEVAEEDIENLLIQQIEFCSTIVLNKVDMVKPEQLDKVKAMIKVLQPKARIIETTYGKVAVGDILDTNSYTFEDTAESAGWAQVYDKDEEEMEEEHHHHHHHHHHHDHDHDHEHHDHDHEDHSHCDHEHGVCNCGHHHDDDEDEYGIGTFVYHSRRPFSQEKLQEFVNHWPKSVVRAKGIVWFDDQRDSVFVFEQAGVQISATEQGKWLTAFPKEQQELYLKEYPEAKKNWDDVYGDREIKLVFIGQHMDKEKITADLDKCVTQ is encoded by the coding sequence ATGAATAATACAAGAAAACCTATTCCGATTACCCTACTTACAGGTTACTTAGGAGCAGGTAAAACTACTTTAATAAATCATGTTTTAAATAATCAGGAAGGTTACAAATGTGCAGTTATCGTTAATGATATTGGTGAAGTTAACATTGATGCTGAACTAATTCAGAAAACAGGTGTTGTAACTCAGGAAGACCAGAACCTTGTACCACTATCAAACGGTTGTATCTGTTGTACACTTAATGTTGACCTTATTAACCAAATTACTGACCTTTGCGAAAGTGGTAAGTATGACTACATTCTTATTGAGGCTAGTGGTATTTGTGAACCATTACCTATTGCACAGTCAATTGCTATGCTGGAGGGTGATGAAGAAACTCCTGCACTATGCCATCTAGATAACATTGCAACTGTTGTTGACGCTTTAAGACTTGCATCAGAATTCGGTTGTGGTGATGACCTACTAAAGAAAGAAGTTGCTGAAGAAGATATTGAAAATCTACTAATTCAGCAGATTGAATTCTGTTCTACAATCGTTCTTAACAAGGTTGATATGGTTAAGCCTGAACAGTTAGACAAGGTTAAGGCTATGATTAAGGTTCTACAGCCAAAGGCTAGAATTATTGAAACAACTTATGGTAAGGTTGCAGTAGGTGACATCCTAGATACAAACAGTTATACATTTGAAGATACTGCTGAATCAGCAGGTTGGGCTCAGGTTTATGATAAGGATGAAGAAGAGATGGAAGAAGAACATCATCACCATCACCATCATCACCACCATCATGACCATGACCACGATCATGAACATCACGACCATGATCATGAGGACCATTCTCATTGTGACCATGAACATGGTGTATGTAACTGTGGTCACCATCACGATGATGACGAAGATGAATATGGTATCGGTACATTCGTATATCATAGCAGAAGACCATTTAGTCAGGAAAAGCTACAAGAATTTGTAAACCATTGGCCAAAGAGTGTTGTTCGTGCAAAGGGTATTGTTTGGTTTGATGACCAGAGAGACAGTGTGTTTGTATTTGAACAAGCCGGTGTACAGATTTCTGCTACTGAACAAGGCAAGTGGCTAACTGCTTTCCCTAAGGAACAACAGGAACTTTACCTAAAGGAATACCCTGAGGCTAAGAAGAACTGGGATGATGTTTATGGTGACAGAGAAATTAAGTTAGTATTTATCGGTCAACATATGGACAAGGAAAAGATTACTGCTGACCTTGACAAGTGTGTAACACAATAA
- a CDS encoding nitroreductase family protein, whose protein sequence is MEFNELLEKRRSVRKYKANTTVDRETIEEIIKAAQQAPTWKNSQTGRYYVVTDEEKLKEIKENCLLSRNGINAENAPVLIVTTFVKDWSGFEKNGSPTNEAGNLWGAYDLGLQNQNLMMKASDLGLDTLVMGVRDEMATRNALDIPSNEIIMGIIALGYRDIEPAAPKRRDLDVIAKFI, encoded by the coding sequence ATGGAATTTAATGAATTACTGGAGAAAAGAAGAAGTGTTAGAAAATATAAAGCTAACACTACTGTTGATAGAGAAACAATAGAAGAAATCATCAAAGCTGCTCAACAAGCACCTACTTGGAAAAATTCACAAACAGGTAGATATTATGTTGTTACAGATGAAGAAAAGTTAAAGGAAATTAAGGAAAATTGCCTACTTTCTCGTAACGGTATTAATGCTGAGAATGCACCGGTACTTATTGTTACAACATTCGTTAAGGACTGGTCAGGTTTTGAAAAGAACGGTTCACCAACTAATGAGGCAGGTAACTTATGGGGTGCTTATGACCTAGGTTTACAGAATCAGAACCTAATGATGAAAGCATCTGATCTTGGTCTTGATACTCTTGTTATGGGTGTCAGAGATGAAATGGCTACAAGAAATGCACTTGACATTCCTTCTAATGAAATTATTATGGGTATCATTGCTTTAGGTTACAGAGATATTGAACCGGCAGCACCTAAGAGAAGAGACCTTGATGTTATTGCAAAGTTTATCTAA
- the scfB gene encoding thioether cross-link-forming SCIFF peptide maturase, whose amino-acid sequence MVHCYKNNGYNIVLDSNSGSVHAVDEVAFEVIDKYESRSKEEIILELCDKYPEITADDIEEIFQDIEELKKEGKLFSEDKFKDLQIDIKARPTQLKALCLHIAHDCNMCCKYCFAGEGEYSGDRSLMSFEVGKRALDFLIEQSGSRKNLEVDFFGGEPLLNFDVVKQLVAYARSIEKEKGKNFRFTLTTNGVLLNDEVMEWANKECYNVVLSLDGRKETNDRMRRTRNDKGTYDLILPKFQKMAKERNQQGYYIRGTYTHYNTDFANDILHLADLGFEQLAMEPVVTDPKMDYALQESDIPKLKDQYDLLAKEMCKRNREGKGFTFFHYMIDLEGGPCIYKRISGCGVGTDYMAVTPWGDLYPCHQFVGDEKFLLGNVFDGVKNTDIVNEFKLCNVYSREACQDCFAKLYCSGGCSANAYHTTGKITGTCDMSCELHRKRVENAIMIKIDELFANSENNENNQE is encoded by the coding sequence ATGGTACATTGTTATAAAAATAATGGCTACAATATTGTCCTAGACAGTAACTCAGGCAGTGTACACGCTGTTGATGAAGTAGCCTTTGAAGTAATTGATAAATATGAGTCAAGAAGTAAGGAAGAAATTATCCTTGAACTTTGTGACAAATATCCTGAAATTACTGCTGATGATATTGAAGAGATTTTTCAGGATATTGAGGAACTTAAAAAAGAAGGTAAACTATTTTCAGAAGACAAGTTTAAGGACTTACAGATTGACATTAAAGCAAGACCTACTCAGCTAAAGGCACTTTGCCTACATATTGCTCACGACTGTAATATGTGTTGCAAATACTGCTTTGCAGGTGAAGGTGAATACAGTGGTGACCGTTCACTTATGTCCTTTGAAGTAGGTAAAAGAGCTTTGGACTTTCTTATTGAACAGAGTGGTTCAAGAAAGAACCTGGAAGTTGACTTCTTTGGTGGTGAACCATTACTTAACTTTGATGTTGTTAAACAGCTTGTTGCTTATGCCAGAAGCATCGAAAAAGAAAAAGGCAAGAACTTCCGTTTCACACTAACAACTAACGGTGTACTTCTTAATGATGAAGTTATGGAATGGGCTAACAAGGAATGTTACAATGTTGTTCTTTCACTGGACGGTAGAAAAGAAACTAACGACAGAATGAGAAGAACAAGAAACGATAAGGGAACTTATGACCTTATCCTACCTAAGTTCCAGAAAATGGCTAAAGAAAGAAATCAGCAAGGCTACTACATTCGTGGTACATACACTCACTACAACACAGACTTTGCAAATGATATTCTTCACCTTGCAGATTTAGGCTTTGAACAGTTAGCTATGGAACCTGTTGTTACTGACCCTAAGATGGACTATGCTTTACAGGAAAGTGATATTCCTAAGCTAAAGGATCAGTATGACCTACTTGCAAAGGAAATGTGCAAGAGAAACAGAGAAGGCAAAGGCTTTACTTTCTTCCACTATATGATTGACCTTGAGGGTGGTCCTTGTATCTACAAGAGAATCTCAGGTTGTGGTGTTGGTACTGACTATATGGCAGTTACACCTTGGGGTGACCTATATCCTTGTCATCAGTTTGTAGGTGATGAAAAGTTCTTACTTGGTAATGTTTTTGACGGTGTTAAGAACACAGACATTGTTAACGAATTTAAGCTATGTAATGTTTATTCAAGAGAAGCCTGTCAAGATTGTTTTGCTAAGTTATACTGTTCAGGTGGTTGTTCAGCTAATGCTTACCACACAACAGGCAAAATCACAGGCACTTGCGATATGAGTTGTGAACTACATCGTAAGAGAGTTGAAAATGCAATTATGATTAAGATTGACGAACTTTTTGCAAATAGCGAAAATAACGAGAATAATCAGGAATAA
- a CDS encoding choice-of-anchor L domain-containing protein, giving the protein MNFRNKCKAVVSIGMAVLCLPIISVGAKENFTVTKVSDKEKIVSSVLSEGMDASNIKVKGNLSGQIGTFKNGKGNVGIDEGLVLSTGYVSSILESSKRGSNEVHFYSQTDKDLKKMTNFSMYDLASVEFTLTNNENYDTVLAFNYSFGSAEFDQPDIYNDCFGLFVDYDNDGIYDENIAKLPNGKNTSIMNIKYGKYFTGSASKVYKDSFNGMSNVFTAQTSKQIPKGGKVKLKLAIADCSDAIYNSAVFIEGKSINLGKKIENPIISGVNMPNGTLSPTFKDTATTCTYQWYIADEKGKEGTPLPNETGKTLNVTKDMVGKYAYLVVTGTGDYSGTGISNYVEIVDLPLNQQRFSYYTNFHYDEPYNLTCYGKGENLDMYYIITENGEKPTPKEMMTNGTKVKCNKTTTQNGYKYSGGEISGDLYIKNLKSHIYVMFAREESDKIVHSGIKDRQLYPMFCNAENLGFNSKEINVCNKIVKLYDTMFSKNVAPSETLGNKVDNPLYSNVKNIVLCENLTENVCLKCSDCLAFNVDGCIEKTCTDYGYVVYNCNNGDLKDLGYNRSNIPCGKDLLKLNGVEVYSLKNITDTEKMSVCYNNGLKANTMNTDYIFAFWYIDETGNMVMEKSYYENSYELALQEIETKAEDTDVLKAYVELYNALDELCK; this is encoded by the coding sequence TTGAATTTCAGAAACAAATGTAAAGCAGTAGTTTCTATTGGTATGGCAGTACTTTGTTTACCTATAATAAGTGTCGGTGCTAAAGAAAATTTTACTGTAACTAAGGTAAGTGATAAGGAGAAGATAGTTTCTTCTGTACTGTCGGAAGGTATGGATGCCTCTAACATTAAGGTGAAAGGTAATTTATCAGGACAGATAGGTACTTTCAAAAATGGCAAAGGTAATGTTGGCATTGATGAAGGACTTGTACTATCCACAGGTTATGTGTCAAGTATTTTGGAGTCATCAAAAAGAGGTAGTAACGAAGTTCATTTCTACAGTCAAACAGATAAAGATTTAAAGAAAATGACTAACTTCAGTATGTATGATTTAGCTAGTGTGGAGTTTACCCTAACTAATAATGAAAATTATGATACTGTTTTAGCTTTTAATTATTCTTTTGGTTCAGCAGAATTTGACCAACCTGATATTTACAACGATTGTTTCGGTTTGTTTGTTGATTATGACAATGACGGTATTTATGATGAAAATATTGCAAAGCTACCTAACGGCAAAAACACTTCCATAATGAATATTAAGTATGGAAAGTACTTTACCGGTTCGGCAAGTAAAGTGTATAAGGACAGCTTTAACGGTATGAGTAATGTGTTTACTGCTCAAACATCAAAACAAATTCCTAAGGGTGGTAAGGTAAAGCTAAAACTTGCAATTGCCGACTGTTCCGATGCAATTTATAATTCAGCAGTATTTATTGAGGGTAAGTCAATTAACTTAGGTAAGAAGATTGAAAATCCTATCATAAGTGGTGTAAATATGCCTAATGGTACATTAAGTCCTACTTTTAAAGATACTGCAACTACCTGCACATATCAGTGGTATATTGCTGATGAAAAGGGAAAAGAAGGAACACCACTACCTAATGAAACAGGTAAAACTCTGAATGTTACTAAGGATATGGTAGGAAAATATGCTTACCTAGTAGTAACAGGTACTGGGGATTATTCCGGTACAGGTATTTCAAATTATGTTGAGATTGTTGACCTACCACTAAATCAACAGAGGTTCTCTTACTATACTAATTTCCACTATGATGAACCATATAACTTAACTTGTTACGGTAAAGGTGAAAACCTGGATATGTACTACATTATTACAGAAAATGGTGAAAAGCCTACACCTAAAGAAATGATGACAAATGGTACAAAGGTTAAGTGCAACAAAACCACAACTCAGAATGGTTATAAATATAGTGGTGGCGAAATCTCAGGTGACCTTTATATAAAGAATCTAAAAAGTCATATTTATGTAATGTTCGCCAGAGAAGAAAGTGACAAGATTGTTCATAGTGGCATTAAGGACAGACAACTTTATCCTATGTTCTGTAATGCTGAAAATCTAGGCTTTAACAGTAAAGAAATCAATGTTTGCAACAAGATTGTTAAGTTATATGACACAATGTTCAGTAAGAATGTTGCACCTAGTGAAACATTAGGAAACAAGGTTGATAACCCACTGTATAGCAATGTTAAAAATATAGTTTTGTGCGAAAATCTTACAGAAAATGTTTGCTTAAAGTGTAGTGATTGCCTAGCATTTAATGTAGACGGTTGTATTGAAAAAACTTGTACTGACTATGGTTATGTGGTGTATAACTGCAACAATGGTGACCTAAAAGACTTAGGCTATAACAGAAGTAACATTCCTTGTGGCAAAGATTTGTTAAAGCTAAATGGTGTAGAAGTTTATTCATTAAAAAATATTACCGATACAGAAAAAATGTCTGTTTGTTATAATAACGGTCTAAAAGCAAATACTATGAATACAGACTATATCTTTGCTTTTTGGTATATTGATGAAACCGGCAATATGGTAATGGAAAAGTCCTATTATGAAAATTCCTATGAACTTGCATTACAAGAAATTGAAACAAAAGCAGAAGATACAGATGTGCTAAAGGCTTATGTTGAGCTATATAATGCACTTGATGAATTGTGTAAGTAG
- a CDS encoding DUF4186 domain-containing protein, protein MQTIDEALEKLSKSKFRSSFHLKEKDFEYINKVGMEKIRQHAKDFIKTRLAPKYIPNDGKQTPMKGHPVFIAQHACGCCCRGCLNKWYRVNKSTELTETQQEKIVNLLMAWIEKEYNSKINIQK, encoded by the coding sequence ATGCAAACAATTGATGAGGCATTGGAAAAATTAAGTAAATCAAAGTTCCGTTCAAGTTTTCATTTAAAAGAAAAGGACTTTGAATATATAAACAAGGTTGGTATGGAGAAAATAAGGCAACACGCAAAAGACTTTATCAAAACAAGACTTGCACCAAAATATATTCCCAATGACGGAAAGCAAACACCTATGAAAGGTCATCCTGTTTTCATAGCACAACACGCTTGTGGTTGTTGCTGTAGAGGTTGCTTAAATAAATGGTATCGAGTAAATAAGTCCACTGAACTTACAGAAACTCAACAAGAAAAAATTGTAAACCTACTTATGGCTTGGATTGAAAAGGAATACAACAGTAAAATTAATATACAAAAATAA
- a CDS encoding LrgB family protein, with product MNFFEDSVFFGVAISILSYGFGILLNNKFKLAIFNPLLISIVATIVVLLVSGIDYKVYYSGAKYLNYLLTPATVCLAIPLYEKLEVLKNNIKAILIGILSGVLTSLLSVLGMSVIFGLNHTEYVTMLPKSITTAIGIGVSEELHGNVTLTCVIIIVTGVLGNIIAPAICKLFKIKEPIAKGIAIGTASHAVGTAKAMEMGETEGAMSSLSIAVSGLITVVGASIFAQFM from the coding sequence ATGAACTTTTTTGAGGATTCAGTATTTTTTGGTGTTGCAATCAGCATTTTGTCCTATGGTTTTGGCATCTTGCTAAATAACAAGTTTAAGTTAGCTATTTTTAATCCACTACTTATTTCTATTGTGGCAACAATTGTTGTTTTGCTTGTGAGTGGTATTGATTATAAAGTTTATTATAGTGGTGCAAAATATCTTAACTACCTGTTAACACCGGCTACTGTTTGTTTGGCTATTCCTCTTTACGAAAAGCTTGAGGTACTAAAGAACAACATTAAGGCAATTTTGATAGGTATTCTTTCCGGTGTACTTACTTCTTTGCTTTCTGTCTTAGGTATGAGTGTGATTTTCGGACTAAACCATACAGAGTATGTAACAATGTTACCTAAATCAATTACTACTGCTATCGGTATTGGTGTGTCAGAAGAACTACACGGCAATGTTACTCTTACTTGTGTTATTATTATTGTTACAGGTGTTCTTGGCAATATTATTGCACCGGCAATTTGTAAGTTGTTTAAAATCAAAGAACCTATTGCTAAGGGTATTGCTATCGGTACTGCAAGTCACGCAGTAGGTACTGCAAAAGCAATGGAAATGGGTGAAACCGAAGGTGCTATGAGTAGCTTGTCTATTGCAGTTTCAGGTTTAATCACTGTTGTAGGTGCATCAATCTTTGCACAATTTATGTAA
- a CDS encoding integrase core domain-containing protein, giving the protein MKSPFEIELNKLGINHKLIPPRTPWHNGKVERSHRNDQRYFYDWETFKNIEELNTKLKGHLEWSNNKTMRTLEYKSPMQLLSEKLELKSIN; this is encoded by the coding sequence GTGAAAAGTCCTTTTGAAATAGAATTGAACAAATTAGGTATAAATCATAAATTAATACCACCACGAACACCTTGGCACAATGGGAAGGTAGAAAGAAGTCATAGAAACGACCAAAGATATTTCTATGATTGGGAAACATTCAAAAATATTGAAGAATTAAATACAAAGTTAAAAGGACATTTAGAATGGAGTAATAACAAGACAATGAGAACACTTGAATACAAAAGTCCAATGCAGTTATTGAGTGAAAAGTTAGAATTGAAATCCATTAACTGA
- a CDS encoding MarR family winged helix-turn-helix transcriptional regulator yields the protein MDEKFLHDTGVLLTKVSKATIHNYKKFSKVAVEDEDISVCGLEILTSLRYYPDKNTVSDLAQNMEVSKGLVSRNVEILRKSGYLNTYQDESDRRILRISINSEKALPILLKQKKNLFSLIYQMAGDLTDEQLIQFNDTLKIVLENCKNASLDKETKLPEIDYEKFVF from the coding sequence GTGGATGAAAAGTTTTTACACGATACAGGTGTATTACTAACCAAAGTTTCTAAGGCTACTATCCATAATTACAAGAAGTTTAGCAAGGTAGCAGTAGAAGATGAAGATATTTCTGTATGTGGGTTAGAAATTCTAACTTCGTTAAGATATTATCCGGACAAAAATACTGTTTCCGACTTAGCACAGAATATGGAAGTTAGCAAAGGCTTAGTGTCAAGAAATGTTGAGATTTTAAGAAAAAGTGGTTATCTAAATACATATCAAGATGAGTCAGACAGAAGAATTCTTAGAATTTCTATTAACAGTGAAAAGGCTTTGCCTATCCTATTAAAGCAGAAGAAAAACCTCTTTAGCCTTATTTATCAAATGGCAGGTGACTTAACTGATGAACAACTTATTCAGTTTAACGATACTCTTAAAATTGTTCTTGAAAACTGCAAAAATGCCAGTTTAGACAAGGAAACTAAGTTACCTGAAATTGATTACGAAAAATTTGTATTTTAA
- the scfA gene encoding six-cysteine ranthipeptide SCIFF yields MKRIVTVNTRNLTESVKKGGCGECQTSCQSACKTSCGIANQQCEKLKAEK; encoded by the coding sequence ATGAAGAGAATCGTAACAGTTAATACAAGAAACCTAACTGAATCAGTTAAAAAGGGTGGCTGTGGTGAATGTCAGACATCATGTCAGTCAGCTTGTAAGACTTCTTGTGGTATTGCAAATCAGCAGTGCGAAAAGCTAAAGGCTGAAAAATAA
- a CDS encoding GIY-YIG nuclease family protein has protein sequence MYYTYLIRCSDNSLYCGITTNIKRRFTEHKEKSPKGAKYTHTHNAEKIEIVFVSENRSLASKLEYQIKRLTKEKKEILISEKSLHVLGDKADKECYTLYKEK, from the coding sequence ATGTACTATACATACCTTATAAGATGTAGTGACAACAGCCTTTACTGTGGGATTACTACCAATATAAAAAGAAGATTTACCGAGCATAAGGAAAAGTCACCTAAAGGTGCAAAATATACCCATACCCATAATGCAGAGAAAATTGAAATTGTCTTTGTTTCTGAAAACCGTTCTTTAGCTTCAAAACTTGAATATCAAATCAAAAGGCTAACTAAGGAGAAAAAAGAAATTTTGATTTCAGAAAAAAGTCTTCATGTGTTAGGGGATAAAGCAGATAAAGAATGTTATACCTTATATAAAGAAAAATAA